One Capsicum annuum cultivar UCD-10X-F1 chromosome 2, UCD10Xv1.1, whole genome shotgun sequence genomic window carries:
- the LOC107861114 gene encoding transcription factor JUNGBRUNNEN 1, whose amino-acid sequence MMEVEKISISSSIVTNNYCNKGIDDDDDDDDDDVVLPGFRFHPTDEELVGFYLRRKVEKKPIGLDIIKQIDIYKYDPWDLPKGSNNNGDKEWYFYCKRGRKYKNSIRPNRVTAGSGFWKATGIDKPIYSSNDGKCIGLKKSLVYYKGTAGKGTKTDWQMHEFRLPSQNDAHTSTKHLHADTIPQEAETWTLCRILKRNASYRKPIQDWKEVARRQQNDPVVNMDALSSKICSNNNKDSPSNNNSQIYISFSTTPVVKQQPLIDYGYIKPNNQEFVGQQSNESALSTAAASSNSTSPVDFNEWLEHGNWNELTSIIELNCDPLF is encoded by the exons ATGATGGAAGTGGAAAAAATAAGCATCAGCAGCAGCATAGTCACAAATAATTACTGTAATAAGGGTATTGATGATGACGACGACGATGACGACGATGATGTTGTACTTCCAGGTTTTCGATTTCATCCAACTGATGAAGAGCTTGTAGGGTTTTATCTACGCAGGAAAGTTGAGAAAAAACCCATAGGCTTAGATATTATCAAGCAGATTGATATCTACAAATATGACCCTTGGGATCTGCCTA AGGGTAGTAACAATAATGGAGACAAGGAATGGTACTTCTATTGCAAAAGAGGCAGAAAATACAAGAACAGTATAAGACCTAATAGAGTGACTGCTGGTTCTGGATTTTGGAAGGCTACTGGTATTGATAAACCTATTTACAGCTCTAATGATGGCAAATGCATTGGGCTCAAGAAATCATTGGTGTATTACAAAGGCACTGCTGGAAAAGGCACAAAAACTGACTGGCAAATGCATGAATTTCGTCTTCCTTCACAAAATGATGCTCATACATCCACCAAACACCTTCATGCTGATACCATCCCTCAAGAAGCT GAAACATGGACTCTTTGTCGTATCTTGAAACGAAATGCTTCATATAGGAAACCAATACAAGATTGGAAAGAAGTAGCCAGAAGACAGCAAAATGACCCAGTGGTGAATATGGATGCTTTAAGCTCCAAAATATGCAGCAATAACAATAAGGATTCTCCTTCAAATAATAATTCCCAGATTTACATCAGTTTTAGCACTACTCCTGTTGTTAAGCAACAACCGTTGATCGATTATGGTTATATAAAACCAAATAACCAGGAGTTTGTAGGGCAACAAAGTAATGAAAGTGCTCTATCTACTGCTGCTGCATCGTCGAATTCAACTAGTCCTGTGGACTTCAATGAGTGGTTAGAGCATGGCAATTGGAATGAACTTACATCTATTATCGAGCTAAACTGCGATCCATTGTTTTAG